A window of the Jeotgalibacillus aurantiacus genome harbors these coding sequences:
- a CDS encoding YtxH domain-containing protein, giving the protein MTQNNYSNNNDSSKLLLGVVVGAAVGAAIALLDNSTRQKVISGSKNLGSSTGGFVRNVKENPGEFKNDVTERFKSAVSTLKSAMNEAQTLYEKVNEEVVPQIESIRESASEIVETAKEVTEDAKDIGSQVADAGSEVKSSVSSGHQNNDNVVQLSKESQKTVDASPKGDIPGDVGRQ; this is encoded by the coding sequence ATGACGCAGAACAATTACTCAAACAATAATGACAGTAGCAAGTTACTTCTTGGTGTAGTAGTAGGAGCAGCAGTAGGCGCAGCAATTGCCCTGCTGGACAACTCAACCCGCCAAAAAGTCATCTCAGGCAGCAAAAATCTTGGATCATCAACAGGCGGTTTTGTCCGCAATGTAAAAGAAAATCCAGGTGAGTTCAAAAACGATGTAACAGAACGTTTTAAATCAGCCGTCAGTACCTTGAAAAGCGCAATGAATGAAGCCCAGACGCTATATGAAAAAGTAAATGAAGAAGTGGTTCCACAGATCGAATCAATCCGTGAAAGTGCTTCAGAAATCGTTGAAACGGCGAAAGAAGTAACGGAGGATGCGAAGGATATCGGATCACAGGTTGCAGATGCCGGTTCTGAGGTAAAAAGCAGCGTATCGTCGGGACACCAAAATAATGACAATGTTGTCCAGCTTTCAAAGGAAAGCCAGAAAACAGTAGATGCTTCTCCTAAAGGAGATATTCCTGGAGATGTTGGCCGTCAGTAA
- a CDS encoding copper amine oxidase: MKLKKSMLAVPLSFALLMPTAAFAHDHGEGGHAESGMEASTATPAAELRITLDTALTEHAFLAIEAMRKGIDGAEDFDQAAGALTANSDDIAAAVSSVYGEDNGAAFLEIWNSHIGYFVDYVTATAEDNQEGKDAALAELEAYKVEQAAFFATATEDRLPAAALEEGLQMHIDQLLGAFDAYAAGDFETAYTNEREAIHHMSMFAEQLSVAIADQFPDQFEGTNPDTPAVDLRAQLNYVFTEHAGLAAMAMQDGADGAESFDQAAAALTANADDLSAAVASVYGEEAGAQFSEIWNSHIGYFVDYVVATGEGNTEGQEAAKAELDGYIVEQAAFLDAATESRVPAAALEEGLTAHVGQLLTAFDSYVAGDYETAYSSIREAWAHMTMPAAGLSAAIVDQFPDQFGGGEMPAEMPNTGFGGTASSELPYVWILAGLLLAAITTTVALRTRKQS; the protein is encoded by the coding sequence ATGAAATTGAAGAAGAGTATGTTAGCTGTGCCATTAAGTTTTGCTTTACTTATGCCAACCGCCGCATTTGCACACGATCACGGTGAAGGCGGACACGCTGAGTCAGGTATGGAAGCGAGCACAGCTACACCAGCTGCTGAACTTCGTATCACGCTTGACACTGCACTAACTGAGCACGCATTCCTTGCAATCGAAGCAATGAGAAAAGGAATTGACGGAGCTGAAGATTTCGATCAGGCTGCTGGTGCACTTACAGCTAACTCAGATGATATCGCTGCTGCTGTATCTTCTGTATATGGTGAAGATAACGGAGCTGCTTTCCTTGAGATCTGGAACTCTCACATCGGATACTTCGTTGATTATGTAACAGCAACAGCTGAAGATAATCAGGAAGGGAAAGACGCTGCACTTGCAGAACTTGAAGCGTACAAAGTAGAACAGGCTGCATTCTTTGCAACAGCAACTGAAGACCGCCTGCCAGCTGCTGCTCTTGAAGAAGGACTTCAGATGCACATTGACCAGCTTCTTGGAGCGTTTGATGCATACGCTGCTGGAGACTTCGAAACTGCTTACACAAATGAGCGTGAAGCGATTCACCACATGAGCATGTTCGCTGAGCAATTATCTGTAGCAATCGCTGATCAGTTCCCTGATCAATTTGAAGGAACAAACCCTGATACACCAGCAGTTGATCTTCGCGCTCAACTAAACTATGTATTCACAGAGCACGCTGGACTTGCTGCTATGGCGATGCAGGATGGTGCTGACGGAGCTGAAAGCTTTGACCAGGCTGCTGCTGCATTAACTGCAAACGCTGATGATCTATCTGCTGCTGTTGCATCTGTATACGGGGAAGAAGCTGGCGCTCAGTTCTCTGAGATCTGGAACTCTCACATTGGATACTTCGTTGATTATGTAGTCGCTACTGGTGAAGGTAACACTGAAGGTCAGGAAGCTGCTAAAGCTGAACTTGACGGTTATATCGTAGAACAGGCTGCATTCCTTGACGCAGCAACTGAAAGCCGTGTACCTGCTGCTGCTCTTGAAGAAGGATTAACAGCACACGTTGGTCAGCTTCTGACAGCATTTGACTCTTATGTAGCTGGTGACTATGAAACAGCTTACAGCTCAATCCGTGAAGCATGGGCTCACATGACAATGCCTGCTGCTGGATTATCAGCTGCAATCGTAGACCAGTTCCCGGATCAGTTCGGTGGCGGTGAAATGCCTGCTGAAATGCCAAACACTGGTTTCGGTGGTACTGCATCATCTGAACTTCCATACGTATGGATCCTTGCAGGACTACTGCTTGCTGCGATCACAACAACAGTTGCACTTCGCACTCGCAAACAGTCTTAA
- a CDS encoding F510_1955 family glycosylhydrolase produces MKKVKSSLAILAAVIMAAGCSSEENSSFYGPVDEQTGAHHVHGMDFVEGELIVATHYGLFKRDGDQWLHSTSNNHDYMGFTSFGDGFYASGHPDPSTDLENPLGLVKSLDQGESMEQLVFSGETDYHYMAASREGKRLYTGLMEGNSELDAGFYYTDDEGDSWIPMELQGLEAESLFGLAAHPSNKEELVLMTDKGLFQSTDSGQTVTLLDNSQGTTAAYFTENGLYTVEGNLVKKDQQEIGSIDFLDEAVMYLAVNPDKPEEIFAVTGAGDAAFSSDGGETWNEEVIYQTANEAETHDDGHEH; encoded by the coding sequence ATGAAAAAAGTGAAAAGCAGCTTGGCGATTCTGGCTGCCGTGATCATGGCTGCAGGATGCTCTTCTGAAGAAAATAGTTCGTTTTATGGACCGGTCGATGAACAGACAGGAGCTCACCATGTACATGGAATGGACTTTGTTGAAGGAGAACTGATTGTCGCTACACATTATGGCTTATTTAAGCGCGATGGGGATCAATGGTTACATTCAACTTCAAATAATCACGATTATATGGGATTTACGTCTTTCGGGGACGGTTTTTATGCGAGTGGTCATCCTGATCCTTCTACTGATCTGGAGAATCCACTGGGACTTGTGAAAAGTCTGGACCAGGGCGAATCTATGGAACAACTCGTTTTCTCAGGTGAGACAGATTATCATTATATGGCTGCCAGCCGGGAGGGAAAACGGCTCTATACCGGTTTGATGGAAGGAAACAGTGAGCTTGATGCAGGATTTTATTATACAGACGATGAAGGTGACAGCTGGATTCCGATGGAGCTTCAGGGACTCGAAGCTGAAAGTCTGTTCGGATTGGCAGCCCACCCTTCTAATAAAGAAGAATTAGTGCTTATGACTGATAAAGGACTCTTTCAGTCAACTGACAGTGGTCAGACCGTTACATTGCTCGATAACAGTCAGGGAACCACTGCAGCTTATTTCACAGAAAACGGTTTATATACGGTTGAAGGAAATCTTGTGAAGAAAGATCAGCAGGAGATCGGCAGCATTGATTTTCTAGATGAGGCAGTGATGTACCTCGCTGTAAACCCGGATAAACCGGAGGAGATTTTTGCTGTTACAGGAGCCGGAGATGCCGCTTTTTCTTCAGACGGTGGAGAGACATGGAACGAAGAAGTCATTTATCAGACTGCTAATGAAGCTGAGACGCATGATGATGGACATGAACATTAA
- a CDS encoding chromate transporter has protein sequence MEQKRGSLLEILMVSMRLGFTSFGGPIAHLGYFRDEYVQRRKWMDDKTYADLVALSQFLPGPASSQVGIGIGVMRGGLLGGLVSFIGFTMPSVIALIIFAMIVNAFDVTNAGWLQGLKIVAVAVVAHAIMGMAKNLTPDLQRKALALLALSVTLLWQTTVSQVVVILIAGLVGFLLFKGDTSEENPTFKFPVSKKLGAVFLTLFFALLVILPIAREFTSANWIAMFDSFYRSGSLVFGGGHVVLPLLEREFVPTGWLTEEQFLAGYGAAQAVPGPLFTFAAYIGAVIGGWQGGLLATAAIFLPAFLLILGALPFWNALRQNPKMKAAFMGVNAAVVGILISAFYFPIWTSSIIEPIHFVLAAFLFSMLVFWKLPPWVVVLSGALAGLIFL, from the coding sequence ATGGAACAAAAAAGAGGATCACTTTTAGAGATTTTAATGGTATCCATGAGGCTTGGTTTTACATCGTTTGGCGGACCGATTGCGCATCTCGGATATTTCCGCGATGAATACGTTCAGCGTAGAAAATGGATGGATGATAAAACGTACGCGGACCTCGTGGCACTGAGCCAGTTCCTGCCTGGACCTGCGAGCAGTCAGGTTGGAATCGGGATTGGGGTTATGCGCGGAGGACTTCTAGGCGGACTCGTTTCCTTTATTGGATTTACAATGCCTTCCGTTATTGCGCTCATCATATTCGCTATGATCGTGAATGCATTTGATGTAACAAATGCAGGCTGGCTGCAGGGATTAAAAATAGTCGCAGTAGCAGTTGTTGCCCACGCGATTATGGGTATGGCTAAAAACCTGACGCCTGATCTGCAGCGAAAAGCACTCGCACTATTAGCTTTATCCGTTACACTTTTATGGCAGACAACAGTCAGTCAGGTAGTGGTTATTCTGATTGCTGGACTTGTTGGATTCCTGTTATTTAAAGGAGACACGTCAGAAGAAAATCCGACATTTAAGTTCCCGGTTTCCAAGAAGCTTGGTGCTGTTTTCCTTACATTATTTTTTGCCCTTCTAGTAATTTTGCCGATTGCAAGAGAATTTACATCAGCAAACTGGATTGCGATGTTCGACAGTTTTTACCGATCTGGTTCACTCGTATTTGGAGGCGGACACGTCGTTCTTCCTCTATTAGAAAGAGAGTTCGTACCGACTGGCTGGCTGACTGAAGAACAGTTCCTTGCTGGTTATGGAGCAGCTCAGGCCGTTCCTGGTCCACTGTTCACGTTTGCTGCTTACATCGGGGCAGTTATCGGCGGATGGCAGGGCGGTCTGCTGGCAACTGCGGCAATCTTTCTTCCCGCCTTCCTTCTGATTCTCGGTGCTCTTCCATTCTGGAATGCACTGCGTCAGAATCCTAAGATGAAAGCAGCCTTTATGGGAGTCAATGCTGCTGTTGTCGGAATTTTGATCTCAGCTTTCTATTTCCCAATCTGGACCAGCTCTATTATTGAGCCGATTCACTTTGTACTCGCTGCTTTCCTTTTCAGCATGCTTGTATTCTGGAAGCTGCCGCCATGGGTTGTTGTACTGTCAGGCGCACTTGCCGGACTGATTTTTCTATAA
- a CDS encoding PadR family transcriptional regulator yields the protein MEDKVLRKLFLGFIQIHILHHASEHPIYGAWMTEELREHGYSISAGTLYPILHSMETDGLLIKEERNVDGHIRKYYTASEKGVAVLKEARSKAYELFKEIKD from the coding sequence TTGGAAGATAAAGTGTTGCGGAAATTGTTTCTTGGCTTTATCCAGATCCATATCCTTCACCACGCTTCTGAACATCCGATTTACGGAGCATGGATGACCGAAGAGCTCAGGGAGCACGGTTACTCAATCAGTGCCGGAACCCTGTATCCGATCCTCCATTCAATGGAGACAGACGGTTTGCTTATTAAAGAAGAGAGAAATGTCGATGGTCATATCCGTAAGTATTACACCGCTTCCGAAAAAGGCGTGGCTGTTCTGAAAGAAGCACGCAGCAAAGCTTACGAGCTGTTTAAAGAAATCAAAGATTAG
- a CDS encoding GTP-binding protein codes for MTIPVTVLSGYLGAGKTTLLNHILHSKQELKAAVIVNDMSEINIDGGQLKKGYFSRTDETLVEMQNGCICCTLREDLMIEVKRLAEKGDIDYILIESTGISEPIPVAQTFVYEDEETGIDLSQHCRLDTMVTVVDAMRFADDLESGETLLDRKQTDDVNDERDVSDLLIDQVEFADVIILNKMDAVSDETASKINILLATLNPDARIIPASYGQIEAADILNTHRFDFEKSSQSAGWIKELNEEHIPETEEYGITSFLYKRQHPFHPARFYEWLSELPEEIVRSKGFFWLATKQHTAGLVSQAGKSIQLQSAGSWVAAMPEEEQRAALAEEPELKQRWHAQWGDRINELVFIGIDLKKDEIIAELDACLLTEEELVSDWSTLEDPFPDFSAR; via the coding sequence ATGACAATACCTGTTACAGTCCTGAGTGGCTATCTTGGAGCGGGGAAGACGACGCTTCTCAATCATATACTGCATTCAAAACAAGAATTGAAGGCGGCTGTCATTGTAAACGATATGAGTGAAATCAACATTGATGGTGGTCAGCTGAAAAAAGGTTATTTCTCGAGAACGGATGAAACACTGGTTGAAATGCAGAATGGCTGTATTTGCTGCACGCTGCGTGAGGATTTAATGATTGAAGTAAAGCGGCTGGCTGAAAAAGGGGACATTGATTATATACTAATTGAATCCACGGGTATTTCAGAGCCGATCCCTGTTGCACAGACGTTTGTTTATGAAGATGAAGAAACTGGTATTGATCTATCACAGCACTGCCGTCTGGATACGATGGTGACAGTTGTGGATGCCATGCGTTTTGCTGATGATCTGGAGAGCGGGGAAACGCTGCTCGACCGTAAGCAGACGGACGATGTGAATGATGAGCGTGATGTTTCGGATTTGCTGATTGATCAGGTGGAATTTGCAGATGTGATCATTCTGAACAAGATGGATGCTGTATCAGATGAAACAGCATCAAAGATCAACATATTACTGGCAACGTTAAATCCTGACGCAAGAATCATTCCGGCAAGCTACGGTCAGATAGAAGCAGCTGATATTTTAAATACACATCGATTTGATTTTGAAAAATCAAGTCAGTCTGCAGGTTGGATTAAGGAATTAAACGAAGAACATATTCCGGAGACAGAGGAATATGGAATCACTTCTTTTCTATATAAAAGACAGCATCCTTTTCACCCGGCACGTTTTTATGAGTGGCTGAGTGAACTCCCGGAAGAAATTGTCCGTTCAAAAGGCTTCTTCTGGCTCGCGACGAAGCAGCACACAGCAGGACTCGTGTCACAGGCTGGGAAGTCGATTCAGCTTCAGTCAGCAGGCAGCTGGGTTGCCGCAATGCCTGAAGAGGAACAGCGGGCAGCCCTTGCTGAAGAGCCAGAATTGAAGCAGAGATGGCATGCTCAATGGGGGGATCGCATCAATGAGCTCGTTTTTATCGGAATTGATCTGAAAAAAGATGAGATCATTGCGGAACTTGATGCATGTCTACTGACGGAAGAGGAGCTTGTATCTGACTGGTCAACATTAGAGGATCCGTTCCCTGATTTTTCGGCACGATAG
- a CDS encoding DUF3243 domain-containing protein — translation MSIENRVEQEARQTAPEKKEEILQNFEHFKNYLGDQVAKGEKLGLSEESLAKGAEKIGDYLAKSEEPRNREEKLLQELWKLGNKEQRHQLAHLLVRLAQSTN, via the coding sequence ATGAGTATTGAAAATAGAGTGGAGCAGGAAGCACGTCAAACAGCACCTGAAAAGAAAGAGGAGATCCTTCAGAATTTCGAGCACTTCAAGAATTATCTCGGAGACCAGGTTGCAAAAGGGGAAAAACTCGGTTTAAGTGAAGAAAGTCTCGCTAAAGGTGCCGAAAAAATCGGGGACTACCTGGCTAAAAGTGAAGAACCGAGAAACCGCGAAGAAAAGCTTCTACAGGAATTATGGAAGCTCGGCAATAAAGAACAGCGGCATCAGTTAGCCCATCTATTAGTTAGACTTGCACAATCGACAAACTAA
- a CDS encoding MoeB/ThiF family adenylyltransferase codes for MHQNRYSRQELFTPIGAGGQEEIQKKHVLIIGAGALGTGAAEALARAGVGKLTIVDRDYVEVSNLQRQQLYNEEDARKKLPKAIAAKYRLEQVNSLIDIDAIVADLTYQDLLKLAKNSDLMMDATDNYETRLVMNDVSQKLSIPWIYGACVGSYGMSYTIVPGVTPCFQCVWETMPQNGQTCDTAGIISPAVTMVTSHQVADALKILSGNMDALSGKIVTFDVWENQYQSIGVSRLKKVECTSCGSNPTYPYLTPEHTMKTAVLCGRDTVQIRPAEKKAVDLGDLHTIFSTQGLPVQYNSFLISVNLDPYRMVVFKDGRVLVHGTNDISEAKKTYHRIFS; via the coding sequence GTGCATCAGAACAGGTATTCAAGACAGGAATTATTTACACCGATTGGCGCCGGGGGACAGGAAGAGATTCAAAAAAAACACGTATTAATTATTGGTGCAGGTGCTCTTGGAACCGGTGCTGCTGAAGCGTTGGCAAGAGCAGGTGTTGGCAAGCTGACGATTGTGGACCGGGATTATGTGGAGGTCAGCAATCTGCAGAGACAGCAGCTTTATAATGAAGAGGATGCCCGCAAAAAGCTGCCTAAAGCGATTGCAGCGAAGTATCGTCTCGAGCAGGTGAACAGTCTGATTGATATTGATGCGATTGTAGCGGATTTAACGTATCAGGATCTGCTGAAGCTTGCGAAAAACAGTGATTTGATGATGGATGCAACGGATAATTATGAAACACGTCTGGTGATGAATGACGTTTCACAGAAGCTATCTATCCCATGGATATATGGCGCATGTGTCGGCAGCTACGGGATGTCATATACGATCGTGCCAGGTGTTACACCATGCTTTCAATGTGTGTGGGAGACCATGCCGCAAAACGGTCAGACGTGTGATACAGCTGGCATTATCAGCCCTGCTGTTACGATGGTGACTTCTCATCAGGTGGCAGATGCGCTGAAGATTTTGAGTGGAAATATGGATGCCTTAAGTGGAAAGATCGTCACATTTGATGTGTGGGAGAATCAGTATCAATCAATCGGTGTATCGAGATTAAAGAAGGTTGAGTGCACATCATGCGGATCCAATCCGACTTATCCGTATTTGACACCGGAACATACGATGAAGACAGCGGTTTTATGCGGCAGGGATACGGTTCAGATCAGACCCGCAGAGAAAAAAGCTGTTGATTTAGGTGATCTTCATACGATTTTCTCTACACAGGGTCTGCCTGTTCAATACAATTCTTTTTTGATCAGTGTCAATCTTGATCCTTACAGAATGGTTGTATTCAAGGATGGACGTGTGCTTGTTCATGGAACAAATGACATTTCAGAGGCGAAAAAAACATATCATCGTATTTTCAGCTGA
- the moaC gene encoding cyclic pyranopterin monophosphate synthase MoaC gives MKEFTHFNEQGRAKMVDISDKQETVRTATARSSVIVNEDIYQQIQYGTNKKGDVLAVAQVAGIMGAKQTSSIIPMCHPLSLSGIDLSFEWDLSSRLELIITASVKTKGSTGVEMEALTAASVAALTIYDMCKAADKGIVIGPTFLHEKTGGKNGDYLRRSIPLTKLD, from the coding sequence ATGAAAGAATTTACGCATTTTAACGAACAGGGCCGTGCAAAAATGGTGGATATCTCTGATAAACAGGAAACAGTAAGAACCGCGACAGCCCGTTCCAGCGTCATCGTGAATGAGGATATTTACCAGCAGATTCAATATGGTACAAATAAAAAAGGTGATGTACTCGCTGTTGCCCAGGTTGCGGGCATTATGGGCGCGAAGCAGACCTCTTCGATTATTCCCATGTGTCACCCGCTATCATTAAGCGGCATTGATCTGTCATTTGAATGGGATCTTTCCTCCCGTCTTGAACTCATCATCACCGCTTCTGTGAAAACAAAAGGCAGCACAGGAGTTGAAATGGAAGCCTTGACAGCTGCTTCTGTTGCCGCACTGACGATCTATGATATGTGTAAGGCTGCAGATAAAGGGATCGTCATCGGACCTACTTTTTTACACGAAAAAACCGGTGGGAAAAACGGCGACTACCTGCGTCGCAGCATCCCTTTAACGAAACTGGACTAA